One Aphelocoma coerulescens isolate FSJ_1873_10779 chromosome 8, UR_Acoe_1.0, whole genome shotgun sequence genomic region harbors:
- the DDX59 gene encoding probable ATP-dependent RNA helicase DDX59 has protein sequence MFLPRSVKVKRTPDEDKSCTAKKHKLSSGGSLLEETTEFQDCKSVGTETSASTYNSSETVQEHIEPTAADLGVANTPLGKDSQNTDEDGSLEEPIKSFSKSQRWAEPGEPVCVVCGRYGEYICDKTDEDVCSLECKAKHLLQTQAKEKQLRSDHCTDSQAEAHLLNTPYFYKDHSFILGLQDEQVENLKLQLGIAVQGQQVPRPIVEFEHCGFPETLNSNLKNSGYEVPTPIQMQMIPVGLLGRDILASADTGSGKTAAFLLPVIMKVLKETETPSALILAPTRELAIQIERQAKELMAGLPNMRTVLLVGGLPLPPQLHRLKQSVKVIIATPGRLLEILKQSSVQLHSIKIVVVDEVDTMLKMGFQQQVLDILEDISHDHQTILVSATIPVGIEHLANQLLHNFVRITIGEKNLPCSNVRQIILWIEEPSKKKKLFEILNDKKLFKPPVLVFVDCKLGADLLSDAVHKITGLQCTAMHSEKSQVERTDILQGLLQEKYEVIVSTGVLGRGLDLVNVKLVVNFDMPSTMDEYVHQVGRAGRLGHSGTAITFINNNSKKLFWDVVKRVKPTGTILPPQLLNSPYLHDQKRREQQRLKQLQSSLVTGDNIMDIIKKHNKNNSQR, from the exons ATGTTTCTACCACGATCTGTTAAAGTCAAGAGGACTCCTGATGAGGACAAAAGTTGTACAGCTAAGAAACATAAACTGTCTTCTGGGGGATCTTTGCTAGAGGAGACCACTGAGTTCCAGGACTGTAAGTCAGTTGGAACAGAAACTTCCGCTTCAACATACAATTCGAGTGAAACTGTACAAGAACATATAGAACCCACGGCTGCAGACCTTGGTGTTGCTAATACACCTTTGGGAAAGGACAGCCAAAATACTGATGAAGATGGCTCTTTGGAAGAACCCATAAAATCCTTCAGCAAATCCCAGCGCTGGGCAGAGCCTGGAGAACCTGTGTGTGTTGTGTGTGGCCGCTATGGGGAGTATATCTGCGATAAAACAGATGAAGATGTTTGTAGTTTGGAATGTAAAGCCAAACACCTTCTACAAACTCAAGCAAAGGAGAAGCAGCTAAGATCTGATCATTGCACAGATTCGCAAGCAGAAGCTCACCTGCTTAATACACCTTATTTCTACAAAGATCATTCCTTTATTTTAGGTTTGCAAGATGAACAGGTTGAGAACCTTAAACTCCAGCTAGGTATTGCTGTCCAGGGCCAGCAAGTTCCAAGACCTATTGTAGAGTTTGAACACTGTGGTTTTCCTGAAACTTTAAACAGTAATTTAAAGAATTCTGGCTATGAAGTCCCAACTCCCATCCAAATGCAAATGATCCCTGTTGGACTGTTAGGGAGGGATATTCTGGCTAGTGCTGACACAGGCTCTGGAAAAACAGCAGCTTTCCTGCTTCCTGTTATTATGAAGGTTTTGAAAGAG ACAGAAACTCCATCTGCCCTTATTTTGGCACCAACAAGGGAGCTGGCAATTCAGATAGAGAGACAGGCGAAGGAGCTGATGGCTGGGTTACCCAACATGAGGACAGTTCTGCTGGTGGGAGGTTTGCCCCTGCCCCCACAGCTGCACCGGCTCAAGCAGAGTGTGAAG gtgatAATAGCAACACCTGGAAGACTTCTTGAGATTTTAAAGCAAAGTTCTGTTCAACTGCACAGTATAAAAATTGTTGTGGTGGATGAA gtGGATACCATGTTAAAAATGGGTTTCCAGCAGCAAGTGTTGGATATTTTGGAAGACATCTCTCATGATCATCAAACCATACTGGTGTCAGCCACGATTCCAGTGGGCATTGAGCACTTGGCAAATCAGCTTCTGCACAATTTTGTAAGAATAACAATTGGAGAAAAGAATCTGCCGTGTTCCAATGTTCGGCAAATTATCTTGTGGATAGAAGAAccatctaaaaagaaaaaactgtttGAAATACTAAAT GACAAGAAGCTCTTCAAGCCTCCAGTGTTGGTGTTTGTGGACTGTAAACTAGGAGCAGATCTGTTGAGTGATGCTGTTCATAAGATTACAggattgcagtgcacagctatGCATTCTGAAAAGTCTCAAGTGGAAAGAACAGACATATTACAG GGATTACTTCAAGAGAAGTATGAAGTTATAGTAAGTACTGGAGTGCTTGGACGAGGGCTTGACCTTGTCAATGTGAAACTGGTGGTGAATTTTGATATGCCTTCAACTATGGATGAATATGTACATCag GTTGGAAGAGCAGGGAGATTGGGTCACAGTGGAACTGCAATTACTTTTATcaacaacaacagcaagaaGCTCTTCTGGGATGTTGTGAAGAGAGTAAAACCCACAGGCACCATTCTTCCTCCACAGCTGCTTAATTCCCCATATCTGCATGACCAGAAAAGAAGGGAGCAACAGAGACTTAAACAATTACAGAGTAGCCTTGTAACAGGAGATAATATTATGGACATTattaaaaaacacaacaaaaataattCTCAGAGGTAA